A genomic stretch from Pirellulales bacterium includes:
- a CDS encoding phosphatase PAP2 family protein yields MLHQSRTSGITFHLRLLAVLFVVAAASPSFAQDHYLPAGKPDVLTLLPPPPAADSPEQAADLAETVAAHKTITAEEKAKAEAEEKKFSVASFASTIGPAFQLNKLPKTAAFFEHVQKETEEVIDVGKNHWQRPRPYQVDPTDLHHGEKNPSFGYPSGHSTQATVLAALLAEAIPDKRDAILAEGRQVGWDRVMLGRHYETDIYAGRVLGQAIVRQLHESPAFEHDFAEVKAEVAKNLAIAATTTSAMPPHAAMTMPSGSPTVPLTPAQ; encoded by the coding sequence ATGCTTCACCAAAGCCGCACGTCTGGCATAACTTTCCACTTGCGTTTGTTGGCGGTGCTGTTCGTCGTGGCAGCGGCATCCCCCAGTTTTGCCCAAGACCATTACCTTCCTGCGGGCAAGCCCGATGTGCTGACGCTGTTGCCGCCGCCGCCGGCTGCCGATTCGCCGGAGCAGGCTGCCGACCTGGCGGAAACCGTCGCCGCCCATAAAACTATCACGGCGGAAGAAAAAGCTAAAGCCGAGGCCGAAGAAAAGAAATTCAGCGTGGCCAGTTTTGCGTCGACCATTGGCCCGGCATTTCAGCTCAACAAGCTTCCGAAAACGGCAGCTTTTTTTGAACACGTGCAAAAAGAGACCGAGGAAGTAATCGACGTGGGCAAAAATCATTGGCAGCGGCCGCGGCCGTATCAAGTCGATCCGACCGATTTGCATCACGGCGAAAAAAATCCGAGTTTCGGCTATCCTAGCGGACATTCCACGCAAGCCACGGTGCTGGCGGCGCTGCTGGCCGAAGCAATTCCCGATAAACGCGACGCCATTTTGGCCGAAGGCCGCCAAGTGGGCTGGGATCGCGTGATGTTGGGACGCCATTACGAAACCGATATTTACGCCGGCCGGGTATTGGGCCAAGCGATTGTCCGCCAATTGCACGAAAGCCCCGCCTTCGAGCACGATTTTGCCGAAGTGAAAGCGGAGGTTGCGAAGAACTTGGCGATAGCGGCCACAACCACCTCGGCGATGCCGCCGCATGCTGCCATGACAATGCCCTCCGGCTCGCCAACCGTGCCACTAACACCTGCCCAATGA
- a CDS encoding GNAT family N-acetyltransferase, translating into MKFISEIETPRLLGRQMLPDDFGNMCQMNRNPQVMATLGGPRTDEETRVLFQANLDHFERHGYGLWILFSKPSSVVGESLFVGRCGLRNVFVGGHDEVEVGYALLPQFWNQGLATEIAQASVNVAFNDLHLPELVSFTLPTNLASQRVMEKCGFVFERNIIWHDLPHVFYRLKH; encoded by the coding sequence ATGAAATTCATTTCCGAAATCGAAACTCCGCGCTTACTTGGGAGGCAAATGCTGCCGGACGATTTTGGCAACATGTGCCAGATGAATCGGAATCCGCAGGTCATGGCAACTCTTGGCGGCCCTCGCACCGACGAGGAAACTCGAGTGTTGTTTCAGGCCAACCTGGATCACTTCGAACGACACGGTTATGGCCTGTGGATACTTTTTTCCAAGCCATCCAGCGTTGTCGGCGAATCATTATTCGTCGGTCGGTGTGGTCTGAGGAACGTATTTGTCGGCGGCCATGACGAAGTAGAAGTGGGCTACGCCCTGCTCCCGCAATTCTGGAACCAAGGTCTGGCCACGGAAATTGCTCAGGCGAGCGTGAATGTCGCTTTTAACGATCTGCACCTGCCGGAGCTTGTATCATTCACCTTGCCGACCAATTTGGCCTCGCAGCGTGTGATGGAAAAATGCGGCTTCGTTTTCGAGCGCAACATCATCTGGCATGACCTGCCCCATGTGTTTTACCGGTTGAAACACTAA
- a CDS encoding non-heme iron oxygenase ferredoxin subunit, translating to MSDFVRVASVTELGDPAKMLVEVDERLVVLFRVGGKFYALDDVCTHDGGPLSEGALDATACTIACPRHGAKFDIRNGAALTMPATQATEAHEVKVTGDDVFVKLHD from the coding sequence ATGTCCGATTTCGTGCGCGTCGCCAGTGTGACGGAGCTAGGCGATCCTGCTAAAATGCTGGTGGAGGTGGACGAGCGATTGGTGGTGCTATTTCGGGTCGGCGGCAAGTTTTACGCGCTGGATGATGTTTGCACACACGATGGCGGTCCCCTGAGCGAAGGCGCCCTCGATGCCACAGCCTGCACCATTGCCTGTCCGCGGCATGGAGCAAAGTTCGACATTCGCAATGGCGCCGCGCTAACCATGCCGGCCACCCAAGCCACCGAAGCCCACGAGGTGAAAGTGACTGGCGACGATGTATTTGTCAAACTTCACGACTAA
- a CDS encoding metal-dependent hydrolase, with protein sequence MSIEITWFGHACFSISTGKHTLLVDPFLDDNPAAPVKADSVQADFILITHGHFDHIADAVKIAKRTGATVISNFEISQWLTKQGLKNPIGLNLGGGTTLPFGKLKMTIAHHTSTLPDGTYGGNPAGFLLTLDGAKIYIAGDTALFGDMQLYGAGGLDVAILPIGDTYTMGPEDSVEAIKLLRPKRVIPCHFNTWPPIKQDVKAWAELVRSQTKATPETPEPGGKITV encoded by the coding sequence ATGTCCATCGAAATTACCTGGTTCGGCCACGCCTGCTTTTCCATCAGCACGGGCAAGCACACGCTGCTGGTCGATCCGTTTTTGGACGACAACCCTGCTGCGCCGGTCAAAGCGGACAGCGTGCAGGCCGACTTCATCCTGATTACGCACGGCCACTTCGATCACATTGCCGATGCGGTCAAAATTGCCAAGCGCACGGGCGCTACCGTCATCAGCAATTTTGAAATTTCGCAGTGGTTAACCAAGCAAGGCCTGAAGAACCCAATCGGTCTGAATCTTGGGGGTGGGACCACGCTGCCGTTCGGAAAATTGAAAATGACCATTGCCCATCATACTTCCACGCTGCCCGACGGCACGTATGGCGGCAACCCGGCCGGTTTTTTGCTCACCTTGGACGGCGCGAAAATTTACATTGCCGGCGACACCGCTTTATTCGGCGACATGCAGCTTTACGGCGCTGGCGGGCTCGACGTGGCAATTCTTCCCATTGGCGATACCTACACCATGGGTCCGGAAGATTCCGTGGAAGCAATTAAACTGCTCCGGCCGAAGCGCGTAATTCCCTGCCACTTCAACACCTGGCCGCCAATTAAGCAGGACGTGAAAGCGTGGGCCGAACTGGTGCGCTCGCAAACCAAAGCCACTCCCGAAACGCCCGAGCCCGGCGGCAAAATTACGGTTTGA
- a CDS encoding MazG nucleotide pyrophosphohydrolase domain-containing protein, with product MINTDGSPKITIAEFQKLIRDMYLEKDVARGIDGTFMWLMEEVGELASALRNGTHEERLGEFADVLAWLATIANVAGVDLTEAIAKKYGSGCPGCGQFICTCADAEKP from the coding sequence ATGATCAACACTGATGGCTCTCCAAAAATCACGATTGCCGAATTTCAAAAACTGATCCGCGACATGTACCTGGAAAAGGACGTGGCTCGCGGAATCGACGGCACCTTCATGTGGCTGATGGAAGAGGTGGGCGAGCTGGCTTCCGCTTTGCGAAACGGCACCCACGAGGAGCGATTGGGCGAATTCGCCGACGTGTTGGCCTGGCTGGCCACCATTGCCAACGTGGCGGGCGTCGATTTAACGGAGGCCATCGCCAAAAAATACGGCTCCGGCTGCCCCGGCTGCGGCCAGTTCATTTGCACCTGCGCCGATGCGGAAAAGCCGTAA
- a CDS encoding type II toxin-antitoxin system VapC family toxin encodes MIKPLVYVETTIPSFYCETRTSADVVARMQWTQQWWKTAADRFELCSSAAVLDELGGGELPERNALRLNLMKHVPLVPITDAIGEIVQAYLHHHLMPTDPAGDALHLALASYHRCDFLVTWNCRHLANANKFGHIRRVNTILGLWIPAIVTPLELLENEP; translated from the coding sequence ATGATTAAGCCTCTAGTCTATGTCGAAACCACCATTCCAAGTTTCTACTGCGAGACTCGGACTTCGGCAGATGTCGTGGCTCGAATGCAATGGACACAACAATGGTGGAAAACGGCTGCCGATCGTTTTGAGCTGTGCTCGAGTGCAGCCGTGTTAGATGAGTTAGGTGGCGGAGAGCTACCGGAACGCAATGCGCTGCGACTGAACTTGATGAAGCACGTGCCCCTCGTACCCATTACTGATGCCATCGGTGAGATTGTACAAGCTTACTTGCATCATCATCTGATGCCGACGGACCCTGCTGGCGATGCACTGCATTTGGCGTTAGCGTCGTATCATCGGTGCGATTTTTTGGTTACTTGGAATTGCCGGCATTTAGCAAACGCAAATAAATTCGGACATATTCGTCGGGTCAATACGATACTCGGTTTGTGGATCCCCGCGATTGTGACACCGCTTGAACTTCTGGAGAACGAACCATGA
- a CDS encoding glycoside hydrolase family 3 N-terminal domain-containing protein: protein MTKLSQIVWLAVAIASISVSAALSSSTAAENSSSSANAKAVEDKVNALLSQMTPEEKLGQIVQVDSGALVDKGDVAKYFLGSVLSGGSSDPPNHDNTGKAWANYYNEFQKQALKTRLKIPIIYGVDAVHGHSNIDGAVIFPHNIGLGCTRNADLIERASRVTAEEMAGTGTNWAFAPCIAVARNPRWGRTYESFGESPDVVAPLGAASVRGLQGKSLADPTSVVACAKHYLADGGTTNGKDQGNTECDEATLRKIYLPGYQEAVKAGVGTIMVSFSSWNGKKMHGNKYLLTEVLKGELGFPGFLISDWAAIDQLSSDYKNDIEQSINAGLDMIMIPYPPGQKNNYVEFLKDLKELVDEGRVPQSRIDDAVRRILRVKYQTRLFEQPLADPAYLDKIGSAEHRAVARECVRQSLVLLKNENHALPLKKDIKHLHVMGKGADDIGIQCGGWTIDWQGKPGMVTHGGTTILSALRKVVPDASRITFSADDSGGEGADAVLVVIGEMPYAEGPGDRKDLALSQSDLDLVEKAKKLGVPVITMLLSGRPMILGKALDHSDAFVAAWLPGTEGDGVADVLFGAYKPTGKLSQTWPASMDQVPLHAGDANADKALFQYGYGLSY from the coding sequence ATGACCAAGCTTTCTCAGATCGTATGGTTGGCCGTGGCCATCGCGTCGATTTCCGTTTCCGCCGCGCTCTCTTCTTCCACCGCTGCAGAAAATAGCAGTTCCAGCGCGAACGCCAAAGCCGTGGAGGACAAAGTCAACGCGCTGCTTTCGCAAATGACGCCGGAAGAAAAACTCGGCCAAATAGTGCAGGTCGATTCCGGCGCGTTGGTAGACAAAGGCGATGTCGCCAAATATTTTTTGGGTTCCGTGCTTAGCGGCGGCAGTTCCGATCCGCCCAACCACGACAACACCGGCAAAGCCTGGGCGAATTATTACAACGAGTTTCAGAAGCAAGCCCTGAAAACGCGGCTGAAAATTCCCATCATCTACGGCGTCGACGCCGTCCACGGGCACAGCAATATCGACGGCGCCGTCATCTTCCCCCACAACATCGGCCTGGGGTGCACGCGCAATGCGGATTTAATCGAACGGGCCAGCCGCGTCACGGCTGAAGAAATGGCCGGCACCGGCACCAACTGGGCCTTTGCGCCGTGTATTGCCGTGGCGCGCAATCCGCGCTGGGGCCGCACGTATGAAAGTTTCGGCGAATCGCCCGATGTCGTGGCCCCGCTGGGTGCTGCGTCGGTCCGCGGTCTTCAAGGGAAGAGTTTAGCCGATCCCACTTCGGTCGTCGCCTGTGCCAAGCATTACCTGGCAGATGGCGGCACCACCAACGGCAAAGATCAGGGCAATACCGAGTGCGACGAAGCCACGCTGCGAAAAATTTATCTGCCGGGTTATCAAGAGGCCGTGAAGGCCGGCGTTGGAACCATCATGGTTTCATTCAGCAGTTGGAACGGCAAAAAAATGCACGGCAATAAGTATTTGCTCACCGAAGTGCTGAAAGGCGAGCTCGGCTTCCCGGGCTTTTTAATTTCCGATTGGGCCGCCATCGATCAGCTTTCGTCCGATTACAAAAATGACATCGAGCAATCCATCAATGCCGGGCTGGACATGATCATGATTCCCTATCCGCCAGGCCAAAAGAACAACTACGTGGAGTTTTTGAAAGATCTGAAAGAACTCGTCGACGAAGGCCGTGTGCCGCAAAGCCGCATTGACGATGCCGTGCGGCGCATTTTGCGGGTGAAGTACCAAACGCGACTGTTCGAGCAGCCGCTGGCCGATCCGGCGTATCTGGACAAAATCGGCTCCGCGGAGCATCGGGCCGTAGCGCGCGAGTGCGTGCGGCAATCGCTGGTGCTACTGAAAAACGAAAATCATGCGCTGCCGCTGAAAAAAGACATCAAGCACTTGCACGTGATGGGCAAAGGGGCTGACGATATCGGCATTCAATGCGGCGGCTGGACCATCGATTGGCAGGGTAAGCCGGGAATGGTTACCCATGGCGGCACCACGATTTTATCGGCCCTTCGCAAAGTCGTGCCCGATGCTTCGCGAATCACTTTTTCCGCCGATGACAGCGGCGGCGAAGGGGCCGATGCCGTGTTGGTGGTGATTGGCGAAATGCCGTATGCCGAAGGGCCCGGGGATCGCAAAGATTTAGCCCTCAGTCAATCTGATTTGGATCTGGTGGAGAAAGCCAAAAAATTGGGCGTACCGGTCATCACGATGCTGCTTTCCGGCCGACCGATGATTTTGGGCAAGGCTTTGGATCACAGCGATGCCTTCGTGGCCGCCTGGTTGCCCGGCACCGAAGGAGATGGCGTGGCCGACGTGCTGTTCGGCGCTTATAAGCCGACCGGCAAGCTCTCTCAAACCTGGCCCGCCAGCATGGATCAGGTTCCGCTGCACGCCGGAGACGCCAATGCCGACAAAGCGCTGTTTCAGTATGGGTACGGATTGAGTTATTGA
- a CDS encoding Rieske 2Fe-2S domain-containing protein yields the protein MPDFVTVAKVGSIPEGQGITVTVGERLVAVFNSGGQYRAIDDTCPHMGASLGAGEVCDGVVTCPWHAWRFKVCDGTWADSPKIKIDSFDVRVVGDEIQVASEPRPKT from the coding sequence ATGCCCGATTTTGTCACGGTCGCCAAGGTTGGTTCCATTCCCGAAGGGCAGGGGATTACCGTGACTGTGGGGGAGCGATTGGTGGCCGTGTTCAATTCCGGCGGGCAATACAGGGCCATTGACGATACTTGCCCGCACATGGGGGCCTCGCTGGGCGCCGGCGAAGTGTGCGATGGCGTGGTGACTTGCCCCTGGCATGCCTGGCGATTCAAAGTGTGCGACGGAACCTGGGCCGACAGCCCGAAAATCAAAATCGACAGTTTCGACGTGCGCGTGGTGGGGGACGAAATTCAGGTGGCCAGTGAGCCGCGCCCTAAAACTTAA
- a CDS encoding TIGR03960 family B12-binding radical SAM protein, which produces MLNTQLKEFVTRFILPRVIQPAQYVGGELNMVRKDHRSVRGKLCIAFPDLYTIGMSHHGLQVLYTQMNSRDDWACERAFTPALDMEAQLRQHDKPLYSLETFTPLSQFDVLGFTLQYEICTSNLLTMLDLGGIPLHSTERTLSHPLVIAGGPCAQNPEPLAPFIDLFVTGDGEPSLPLICDEWLNYKAATAARADATIDSRESVLAQLAAKFPFVYVPRFYEPEYFANGRIAAINRTRSDVPETIEPSVISDLDAMPLPTAPILPYVECVHDRIAIEIMRGCPWQCRFCQSTVIKRPLRIREVETIVQGALESYYRTGHNEVSLLSLSTSDYPYFEPLVRRMKEVFGPLGVSIAFPSLRVNEALKVVASLIGTERHSGMTLAPEVARDDMREQIRKKISNQDLFDGCREAFKNGIDKVKLYFMCGLPGEREVDLNGIVEMAETIAEIGREVRGRYAKVTASVSNFVPKPHTPYQWNAMQRREYFHWAHQYLKRRVKIRAVQVKCHHVETSLLEGLLSRGDRRVAQVVELAWQRGARLDSWSEHLNPQLWWQTLADCGLNFDELVHRPAEIGDRLPWDHINVKKGRTYLEKEHDRSVIQLAAMANAE; this is translated from the coding sequence ATGCTTAACACCCAACTTAAAGAGTTTGTCACCCGCTTCATTTTGCCGCGGGTAATACAGCCAGCGCAATACGTGGGGGGCGAGCTGAACATGGTTCGCAAAGACCATCGCAGCGTGCGCGGCAAACTGTGCATTGCCTTTCCCGATTTGTACACCATCGGCATGAGCCATCACGGCCTGCAAGTGTTGTACACGCAGATGAACAGCCGGGACGATTGGGCCTGCGAACGGGCTTTTACGCCAGCCTTGGACATGGAGGCGCAGCTCCGCCAGCACGACAAACCGCTGTACAGCCTGGAAACGTTCACGCCGCTGTCGCAGTTCGATGTGCTGGGCTTCACGCTGCAATACGAAATCTGCACCAGCAATCTGCTGACGATGCTCGATTTGGGAGGCATTCCGCTGCATAGCACGGAGCGTACGCTAAGCCATCCGTTGGTCATTGCCGGCGGACCCTGTGCGCAAAATCCGGAGCCGCTGGCGCCCTTTATCGATTTATTCGTCACCGGCGACGGCGAGCCCAGCCTGCCGCTCATTTGCGACGAGTGGCTCAACTATAAAGCCGCGACCGCTGCTCGCGCTGATGCAACGATTGATTCTCGCGAATCCGTCCTCGCCCAGCTCGCTGCCAAGTTTCCCTTCGTGTACGTTCCAAGGTTTTATGAGCCGGAATACTTTGCCAATGGGCGCATCGCCGCCATCAACCGCACCCGCAGCGACGTGCCGGAAACGATCGAGCCCTCGGTCATTAGCGACCTGGACGCCATGCCGCTCCCCACGGCTCCCATTTTGCCGTATGTGGAATGCGTGCACGACCGCATCGCCATCGAAATTATGCGCGGCTGCCCGTGGCAGTGCCGGTTTTGCCAAAGCACGGTCATCAAGCGGCCGCTGCGCATTCGGGAAGTGGAAACCATCGTGCAGGGAGCATTGGAATCGTACTACCGCACGGGCCATAACGAAGTTTCGCTCCTCTCGCTTTCGACCAGCGATTATCCCTACTTCGAGCCACTGGTGCGGCGAATGAAAGAAGTGTTTGGCCCCTTGGGTGTGAGCATTGCCTTCCCTAGCTTGCGCGTGAACGAGGCGCTGAAAGTCGTGGCTTCGCTCATCGGCACGGAGCGGCATTCCGGCATGACGTTGGCGCCGGAAGTGGCCCGGGATGACATGCGCGAGCAAATTCGCAAAAAAATCAGCAATCAAGATTTGTTCGACGGTTGCCGCGAGGCGTTCAAAAACGGCATCGACAAAGTCAAGCTGTACTTCATGTGCGGTTTGCCCGGCGAGCGCGAAGTCGATTTGAACGGCATTGTCGAGATGGCGGAAACCATTGCCGAAATTGGTCGGGAAGTTCGCGGCCGCTACGCCAAGGTGACGGCCAGCGTGTCGAACTTCGTCCCCAAGCCGCACACGCCGTATCAATGGAACGCCATGCAGCGGCGCGAGTATTTTCATTGGGCCCATCAGTATCTCAAGCGGCGCGTAAAAATTCGGGCCGTGCAAGTGAAGTGCCATCACGTGGAAACGAGTTTGCTCGAAGGATTATTGAGCCGCGGCGATCGGCGCGTGGCCCAGGTGGTGGAACTCGCCTGGCAGCGCGGGGCCCGGCTGGATAGTTGGAGCGAGCATTTGAATCCGCAACTGTGGTGGCAAACGCTGGCCGATTGCGGGCTGAATTTCGACGAGCTTGTTCATCGCCCGGCCGAAATTGGCGACCGCCTGCCGTGGGACCACATCAACGTGAAAAAGGGCCGCACCTATCTGGAAAAAGAGCACGACCGCAGCGTGATCCAACTGGCGGCCATGGCGAATGCCGAGTGA
- a CDS encoding HAD-IIB family hydrolase produces MNPILMSRFKLLALDIDGTLVNSRDELTPATSAAIRRACEAGIRVVLATGRRYSKALHLVEPLKLDVPLISASGAIIKDPLDHRTLFCAEFLPGVLEEVLSMVAAAGHDAVLYADTFSEGFDFYCPRLDVNGTNQTDLAEYFARNVGCGRQWPNLMRAPPPGIFAGFAMAARPTMAALGQRLVQKFGADLYVHILKSPFYTGWFCEIEPGGVSKWSAVQHLARDWGIGDEEICAVGDDVNDIPMVRGAGLGVAMGNAVAELKAAADRVAPCHDSDGLVEVVRWLLD; encoded by the coding sequence GTGAATCCAATTCTGATGTCGCGCTTCAAACTTCTGGCCTTGGATATCGACGGCACGTTGGTCAATAGCCGCGATGAACTAACGCCGGCTACCAGCGCCGCCATTCGCAGGGCTTGCGAGGCGGGCATTCGCGTGGTGCTGGCCACCGGGCGGCGGTATTCTAAAGCGCTGCATTTGGTGGAACCGTTGAAGCTGGATGTGCCGCTGATTTCCGCCAGCGGCGCGATCATTAAAGATCCGCTCGACCATCGCACGCTGTTTTGCGCCGAGTTTTTGCCCGGCGTGCTGGAAGAGGTATTGTCGATGGTCGCGGCCGCCGGTCACGATGCGGTGCTGTATGCCGATACGTTTTCCGAGGGCTTCGATTTTTATTGCCCGCGGCTGGACGTGAACGGCACGAATCAAACTGATTTGGCCGAATACTTCGCTCGCAACGTGGGTTGCGGCCGCCAGTGGCCGAATTTAATGCGTGCGCCGCCGCCGGGAATTTTCGCCGGGTTTGCCATGGCGGCTCGTCCCACGATGGCAGCATTGGGCCAGCGGCTGGTTCAAAAATTCGGCGCTGATTTGTACGTTCACATTTTGAAGAGCCCATTTTATACGGGCTGGTTTTGTGAAATTGAGCCTGGAGGCGTGAGCAAATGGTCGGCCGTGCAGCATTTAGCGCGCGATTGGGGAATTGGCGATGAAGAAATTTGCGCCGTCGGCGATGACGTGAACGATATTCCCATGGTCCGTGGCGCCGGCTTGGGCGTGGCGATGGGAAACGCCGTGGCCGAGCTAAAAGCCGCTGCCGACCGTGTCGCCCCCTGCCACGACAGCGACGGCCTGGTCGAAGTGGTCCGCTGGCTGCTGGATTGA
- a CDS encoding alpha-amylase family protein translates to MPGSPWLVNRREVLASAAAMAFAPAFSALAAMTRQPTVSAALEKPLRWIQLALVEKDPATFDPAWWLDFFQRTSAQGACISAGGMCAFYPTDVPHHHRSDWLGDKDTFGDLVKGCRKLNMSVIARVDPHCIRDEDAQAHPEWVAVDANSQKVRHMVMKDRWLSCALGPCNFEFMPQVLAEIVSRYGVDGIFANRWAGHITCYCDSCKSNFKQAAGLEAPLNAQQPGWAEFQHWRNQRLFEVWDAWDAAVQKINPEVCCLMNMGGANKREMTEIGQRAHMVAADRQGRNSAVLPPWAAGWNAKVFRSVMDNRPVAGITSVGSDDAHRWKDSVQSPAELQLWMHQCIAQGMRPWVVKFCGTLYDRRWVPPVEAAYAWHAANEKYLRNTRNLARVGVVWSPQTSIAIGAMPTEASQMGIYQALVEARIPFEMVYEQLLDPDNTEQFKLLILPNIAALADDQCEHIRQFVQRGGSILATYETSLYDQAGKKRSDFGLADVFGVGYNGKTETLVKNSYINLEHDTRHEILHGFEEAGRTINSIGHAEVKPTLYFGRAPLTRVPSYPDLPMEDVYPREPKTDIPEVYLREAGASRVAYLPGNLDHTFREVLDPDHGRLIGNLTRWVLNEPDVVSVSGPGVVDVSVWQQENSLTVHLVNLTNPMMMKGPIRELFPIGPQQLSMRLPLGRRPRNVRLLVGQTDAKPNESGGVLKVTVPSVTDHEVVAVEF, encoded by the coding sequence ATGCCCGGCTCGCCGTGGTTAGTGAATCGCCGGGAAGTGCTGGCTTCTGCCGCGGCGATGGCGTTTGCGCCCGCGTTTTCGGCACTAGCGGCCATGACCCGGCAGCCCACGGTTTCTGCGGCGCTGGAAAAGCCGCTGCGCTGGATTCAATTGGCGCTGGTGGAAAAAGATCCGGCCACATTCGACCCCGCCTGGTGGCTGGATTTTTTCCAGCGGACCAGCGCCCAAGGCGCCTGTATTTCGGCGGGCGGCATGTGCGCGTTCTATCCCACCGATGTTCCCCATCATCACCGCAGCGACTGGCTCGGCGATAAAGACACCTTTGGCGATTTAGTGAAAGGGTGCCGCAAGCTCAACATGTCGGTCATCGCCCGAGTCGATCCGCATTGCATTCGAGACGAAGATGCCCAAGCGCATCCCGAGTGGGTAGCAGTCGATGCCAACAGCCAAAAAGTGCGGCACATGGTCATGAAAGATCGCTGGCTAAGCTGCGCACTGGGCCCGTGCAATTTCGAGTTTATGCCGCAAGTGCTCGCCGAAATTGTCAGCCGCTATGGCGTGGATGGCATTTTCGCCAACCGCTGGGCCGGGCACATCACCTGCTATTGCGATTCGTGCAAATCCAATTTCAAGCAAGCCGCTGGTTTGGAAGCGCCCTTGAACGCACAACAACCCGGCTGGGCGGAGTTCCAGCATTGGCGAAATCAGCGGCTGTTCGAGGTTTGGGATGCCTGGGACGCCGCGGTGCAAAAGATCAATCCCGAGGTATGCTGCCTGATGAACATGGGGGGCGCCAACAAGCGCGAAATGACCGAAATCGGCCAGCGTGCTCACATGGTCGCCGCCGATCGGCAAGGCCGCAACTCCGCCGTCTTGCCCCCCTGGGCGGCCGGATGGAACGCCAAGGTATTTCGCAGCGTGATGGATAATCGTCCGGTGGCGGGCATCACCAGCGTCGGCAGCGACGATGCCCATCGCTGGAAAGATTCGGTCCAAAGCCCCGCCGAACTGCAGTTGTGGATGCATCAGTGCATTGCCCAGGGCATGCGCCCGTGGGTCGTCAAGTTTTGTGGGACGCTTTACGACCGCCGCTGGGTTCCGCCGGTGGAAGCCGCGTACGCCTGGCATGCGGCAAACGAAAAATATTTGCGCAACACGCGAAACTTGGCCCGGGTGGGCGTGGTGTGGTCGCCGCAAACTTCCATTGCCATCGGCGCCATGCCGACCGAAGCCAGCCAAATGGGAATTTACCAAGCGCTGGTGGAAGCGCGCATTCCGTTTGAAATGGTTTACGAGCAACTGCTTGATCCAGACAACACGGAGCAATTCAAGCTGCTCATCTTGCCGAACATTGCGGCTCTTGCGGACGATCAGTGCGAGCATATTCGCCAGTTCGTCCAGCGCGGCGGCAGCATTTTGGCCACCTACGAAACTTCGCTGTACGACCAGGCTGGAAAAAAGCGCAGCGATTTTGGATTGGCCGACGTGTTCGGCGTCGGCTACAACGGCAAAACCGAGACGCTGGTAAAAAACTCGTACATCAACCTCGAGCATGACACGCGGCATGAAATTCTGCACGGCTTTGAAGAGGCCGGCCGCACGATCAACTCCATCGGGCATGCGGAGGTTAAGCCCACACTTTATTTTGGCCGCGCGCCGTTAACCCGGGTGCCATCGTACCCCGACTTGCCGATGGAAGATGTGTATCCGCGCGAGCCCAAAACAGACATTCCCGAAGTTTACTTGCGCGAAGCCGGAGCCAGCCGAGTCGCTTATCTCCCCGGCAACCTTGACCACACGTTTCGGGAAGTACTCGATCCGGATCACGGCCGCTTGATCGGCAATTTGACCCGCTGGGTGCTGAATGAGCCCGATGTGGTGAGCGTCAGCGGGCCCGGCGTGGTCGATGTTTCCGTTTGGCAGCAGGAAAACTCACTGACCGTGCATCTGGTGAATTTAACCAATCCGATGATGATGAAGGGGCCCATTCGGGAATTATTTCCCATCGGTCCGCAGCAGCTTAGCATGCGATTGCCGCTAGGTCGCCGGCCGCGGAACGTGCGGTTGTTGGTCGGCCAGACCGATGCCAAGCCGAACGAATCGGGGGGCGTGTTGAAAGTGACGGTTCCATCGGTGACCGATCATGAGGTTGTGGCGGTGGAATTTTAA
- a CDS encoding metal-sulfur cluster assembly factor gives MPITEDAVREALKQVIDPELFVNIIDLGLVYTVNVEPVGDKENIKIEMTMTSPACPAGPQLIGQSKQVLGALAGAGEVEVKLVMSPPWSPDLMTESARDQLGIF, from the coding sequence ATGCCCATAACCGAAGATGCCGTCCGAGAAGCGCTGAAGCAGGTGATCGATCCAGAGTTGTTTGTCAACATTATCGACCTGGGGTTGGTCTACACGGTAAACGTGGAGCCCGTCGGCGATAAGGAGAACATCAAAATCGAAATGACCATGACCAGCCCAGCCTGTCCGGCCGGGCCGCAATTAATTGGGCAAAGCAAGCAGGTGTTGGGAGCGTTGGCAGGGGCCGGCGAAGTCGAAGTGAAGCTGGTGATGTCGCCCCCTTGGTCGCCTGATTTAATGACCGAATCGGCCCGCGATCAATTGGGAATTTTTTGA